Genomic window (Syngnathus scovelli strain Florida chromosome 14, RoL_Ssco_1.2, whole genome shotgun sequence):
ACTTTTAATCGCGTCCTATTTTTAGCGTCACGACATCTGACCGCGACGATCTGCACTGTGAGTGATGTGGTGAAGCTGTGCACTTTGTCCGCCACCTAAACACCTAATGAGTGCTTTTGATCTTATCAATTATATAGTTAGTCATCATTATTTACTGGATGTGCTCATCGACGTCGTTATCGCGGACGCGCCCGCCGCCAACCACACGTTGGACTGCGTTCAAGTCACATAATCAAAAAAGAGAGCAAGATTTGTGATGCGGTTGAGGTTAACGTTTAACCAGCCAGCAAACAAGAGCGAAGCAAACAAAGCAGAAGGACGAAGGAGGTCCTTCCCCCTCCTGGTCAAAGGCAGAGTTGTCCGGCCGGAGCACAAACGACGTCTTGTGCCAGTGGGCACACATTTGCCATTGTGAGGTGGCCAAGGCTGCCGATGGGTGTCCGTTCTCACCTTGACATCAACATTCCTCAAGGGCGCTTTTCCTCAAACACTCGTTTGCTTAAGTTCGGGCTGGAAATTTCTTGAGAGCCCAACTTGTCAAAGAGTAATTGCTGTTCAAAAAATACGTAATAGATTACGGACACAATACATTAGtggtatatttttaaaatattaacaacataaatgtcaggcgcagagcagggagaggactcgaatgcagagattccaaagttcaacaaagtgtttattgtctccactgatggtcgaacaaaaaacgcctcacgaggagggaaaaaaggggaaactaaggcgcctcgaaccaagggagaaaaaggagaaatcaaagcgcctcgaaccgagggaaatacaaaaacaagatagcgatgtaaccaagttaacatcggtgatcaaaaacgttcaaacaaggcttctacgtggactcaagggtttcgtgatcgctagtgttctcagcaaggcaagacgcattggcactggatactaggaaagacgcgggttatatggacacaggaggggaacacaggtgaagacagttggtcattgacgcaggtgcacacacttggaatcaggggatcacgtgacccgAGGCACAGGGGAagcacacactgactggaacgagaggaaaatcacacaataaaacaggaaatgatccggacgacacacgaCAGCATGACAATAAAAtcataaataccgtatttgccggtgtattggtcgacctttttcgatccaaaatcgaccgaaaaaaatcgacctcgacttatacaccgagtcataaaattttaatAGAAAgaactgcaattttttttttctttccctgttGCATGACTTGCAGGCGCCGAGCCGGGCGTGCTGCTGCCTGAGCGGCCAGCGTCTGTCCAAGGTCAAGACTGTGGCATGGATGATCACGCTGAGCGACGCGGTGCACAACTTCATCGACGGCCTGGCCATCGGCGCCTCCTTCACCGTCTCCACGCTGGCCGGCTTCAGCACGTCCACCGCCATCGTCTGCGAGGAGTTCCCCCATGAGCTTGGTACTCATGAAAACaaatatgtcatttttttatgtttcccATTCATGGCAACAAAATCAGAATTTAAAAGTATCTTTCAACACTTGATTTTTGACTGACATCTGGTGGCAGCTTGTAAAAATGCATCAAGTGTGACACGATGATGATAATGTGGTTGTTGCTGTCCAGGCGATTTTGTGATCCTGCTGAACTCGGGCATGAGCGTGCCCCAGGCCATCTTCTTCAACCTGCTGTCAGCGCTGGCGTGCTACGTGGGCCTGGTCTTTGGTATCCTGCTGGGCACGAACTTTGCCCCAAACGCCATCTTCGCTATTGCCGGCGGCATGTTCCTATACATTGCACTGGCTGACATGGTACAATGAGTGCATCTTATCAAAgacactgttaaaaaaaaagaaaaaaacacagacaCGGCACttactgaaagaaaaaaaaaaggcctatcGCTTGTCTTTATCAACATTTTATCAACACTATTGTGATAACTTGAACCCTATGTAATGCCCTGACCCTACAGTTGAAGAACAGTTGGGTCAAAACAACTCAATTTGGGtccaaaaatgcatccaaagtgTTCTCAAGCATTTGGCCGAGTATTTGGCTGCATATTTTTGCCTCGAATAATAACGCAAGACTTTCTACGGCTTAGTTTCCCGAGATGGACGCCATCGCCCGGGAACAGAAGAACACCTCCTCCAAGATGGTCTTCTTCCTGATCCAGAACGCCGGGCTGCTCAGTGGCTTCACCATCATCCTGCTCATCACCATTTTTGCCCGAGACATCAACCTGGGATGACGGCCGGAAGGATTTCAAAACGTTTTGTGCAAGCAAAATCAAATGAACTTCACACACAAtaggaatttattttttattcatgaaATCTCCTCTGATTTGTCTTAGAGACAgccattcattattttttttcccccttaaaaGACATTGTGGTTGGTGCTGGACgatatgctttttatttttcaccccagtttttgtgtgcgtgttacgtgtttttttgtctttacttTGTTGTAAAATCAAACTTAATTTTAGGAACGTTGTTTAAATGACGCTGATTTCTAATTTAGGTTTCAGAAGGTTTATAAAGCTTTGCTCAGGTTTATTCCGATTACATTGAACAAATGTGTGTGAATCGGACTTTGATGGAAAGAAATATAAATGCAAAAACCTAAGGCCTATTTTGAATACTGTAAATACATGTCATGATTTGTGTAATGGcgctttaaaatgtttacctttttgatttctttacaTTCTGACATTTAAAGTGTTTTTATgaaattttaaatttgaagaatgaTTAACTTATTTCAAGTAGAAATTTTAAATGTTTCACTGTGGACATTGATGTCCTTTTGTTTCTGGACGAATGAACATATTGCTGCTGAAAATGAAATAGAGACATAATTAGTTAATTTTGtcttaatttttataaatttgAAATGGACTAAAAATGTTgccctttgtttctgtgtgaatAAAATTTTTTGTTAGCTAATAGGTGTTAATACAATAAATTCATTATGTGTAACTAATGGAAAAAACATCGAAATAGTGTAATATATGCAAATGTGACCCTTCAAAATAAGTTAAACAATGCAATAATTGGTTattcaaaaacataaaaaacgtACACCAGTTAAATAAATGATCAAAAATATTGAACCAAGTGAAAAATGTAGTGCTTAAAATtattatacaaaataaatatgacTGCCGGTTGTATCGTTGTAGAAATAACTCGGAGTTTTGTTTTTCCCATTTTTATCCTATACCCAGAATGCCTCAAGGTTGTAGAGAGCAATGAGTGCGACTTTCATTGCGCATTCAGATTTGCGGTTTTAGTTGCGTTTCTGCTGAATATTTCACACACTTCTTGTCCACGTACAGGTATGTTGGGTTTCTTTCTCTTTGTTTTCTCGTCCTCTCCGCAATGCCATAATGTGGGGGCACGTTTGATGTGTTTACCTAGCATCTATGCTAGCTAGCTAAGGATCTTGCCAGAAACGCTTAAGTTAATCCTAAAGCAGTTTTGCGAGCAATTTCATCACAAACGTTACTGGTTTCGTGGAAAACGGCGATTGTAAGTTGGCATATCATGCAAGACATTAAATGCTGTCTGTTTATCTAACAATGGAATTTGTTCTTCACGTGTTTTTTGCCCTGAGGTCATAGGGTTGTTTGTACTTGTACGAGTCAGCAATCCTGTGGTGGAAATTAAGAAAACAGCGTGTTTGGTTTGTGCCTGCAAGATTGGACGATATGCTCAAAACAGCAAATTCCCCCCGGACATTTTTTAGGGCTCAAAAGACGGACATGTGCTagaaaaagaggacgtctggtcaccctacttaataccaaacaagctttgaacgtttttcttttttaatgttgTCTGAGAGACAATCTTTGTATGtcagggagaagctaaatttagTCTGGGTTGTTAGCAAAGGTTCTGGTTAGGCTTTGCTGTTTGTGCATTTCCATTGcatattttttccccaaatcaaGTCATTGTTACGTCATTTGTTTTGAGAAAGTTAATATTTGAAAGCATAAACAAAATTTCATGCCACATTTTTGCTAGCTGGATTTGTGGAAGCACTCTGTCTCTAACCTCCAGGAATAGAGAACAGTGAACGTTTGCTTTGGGACCGAAATAAGACAACAAGATGTTAATGAAAAGAATTAAAATGTGtattaaaataatacaataaaaagaaaagaatgaaTCGTTATTAAtgccccaaaaataaaataaataaatttcacACTCATAGAAATATGAGTTATTATTCAATTGAATAATTGATAACTCTGTAGTAGCTGCATCTAATTTGCCTCCTCCTTTTTCTGCAGCTGAGCGTCGCAATGTCCGACGTGGAGATCCGCGAGTACCGCGATGGCGACGCTTCTACGGTGCGAGAGATCTTCTCGCTGGGCATGAGCGAACACGTGCCGGCGTCCTTCGTGCATATACTCAAGCAGCCGCTGAGTCAGATGCTGCTGATGTGCACCTTCTGCACCCTGCTGGCCAGCTCTAAGTCCTTCATGCTGCCCGTTCTCGCCGTCACGCTGCTGTTGGCCGCTGCCCGACAAATGCTGGTGCATAAGTTCAACACCTATATCGACAATTGctgcagcacaggtgtcaaactcgaggcccgcctCGTATATTATtacaatattatttattgcattttattctGAGTGGGGACTGACTATACTGCCCCCGGTGGCCAAGGTTGGTACACAAATAAAGAGCATCATAATAACATGACATGACACTTATCCCACAGACCTCAGCACCATCGGCGAGACCTACATGGCCCCCAGGGACGCTTGCTTTTGGGTGGCCGAAAGTGAGGGCCGCGTGGTGGGCATGGTGGCCTGCCTGCCCAGGAACGGCGACCCCGACTGCCTGGAGCTGAAGCGTATGTCGGTGCGGCGCAGCCACCGCCGCATGGGCATGGCCAAAAAGCTGTGCCGGACAGTGGTGGAATTCACGCGCGACAGAGGCTTCGCTTCCGTGGTCCTGATCACATCGGTGGTTCAGACGGACGCGCAGAAGCTGTACGAAGGCATGGGCTTCCGCAAGGTGCGAGAGTTTTTGGAGCCCGACGTCACCGCCAAGCTCTCAAACTTCTTGCTCCTTGAGTACAGACTGGACCTGTGCAAAGACGGCACGGAAAAGTGAAAAAGTGCACATTCCAGGTCTACTTTTGTTGTAAACTTTTTATGCTGAAATTCATGTGTATTTCAGACATAAGTAGaaggaaaatgagaaaaaaaatcgtcAGATGTAAGCTTGCAAAAATCACAGCACCAATCTTCCCAACCGCTTACCTATTTATCaaatcaatatattttttttaataatgaatTGGTTAGATCCCAGGTGTCTGAGCCCCAACTGGCCCATCCATCCCTGTTATTTTATGTGGACTGCCAAAGCAAATTATGTGCATTGACTTGATATTCCTTGCCAAAATACCCAaatcgtcttcacttttaaaaacattgaaatattgcaagcgttTTTTTGGttctacccccccccctccttttttttaaattaaaagtaaTCGTATTTGAACAAAGTTTTTATTGGTCTCtgatgttattttatttggtaCATTACATTTTATCCAATCGGTATGTCATCTCTATTTGAACACTAGATGGCAGTATTGCACTTCAAAGGAATGGTGACAAAAACAGCACAGTTTAATTTCACAACGGATTGTTTtattgaaaactcaaaaatgaTGTCCATGTTTATGCTGCGGATGAAGCGATTCTGAAAAAAATAGGAGGCAGCCAGAGGACTTCGTATTGTTCGGCAAGATTCTGCCCCCCCCCAGAAAAAAAGTACCTTTTTAAATAaggtgttaaaatttgtgcggaAATGCTCAAGAAGGTTGACGATGAttccccctccccaaaaaagaGGACGACCAACAAATGAGACAAAACGTAGATGGTCTGAATACTGCAAAAACGACCGCGACGACCCCGACTCAACTGTTTTGCCGTTACCGTTTGTGCTGGGTGGTCGA
Coding sequences:
- the nat8 gene encoding N-acetyltransferase family 8 member 7 translates to MSDVEIREYRDGDASTVREIFSLGMSEHVPASFVHILKQPLSQMLLMCTFCTLLASSKSFMLPVLAVTLLLAAARQMLVHKFNTYIDNCCSTDLSTIGETYMAPRDACFWVAESEGRVVGMVACLPRNGDPDCLELKRMSVRRSHRRMGMAKKLCRTVVEFTRDRGFASVVLITSVVQTDAQKLYEGMGFRKVREFLEPDVTAKLSNFLLLEYRLDLCKDGTEK